One part of the Salvelinus sp. IW2-2015 linkage group LG28, ASM291031v2, whole genome shotgun sequence genome encodes these proteins:
- the cdca4 gene encoding cell division cycle-associated protein 4 isoform X1, translated as MACWDHFFYFTRXQLKILGLIYVSVGHHLANMYSKGTKRKFSDGVDNKAVAASYSLQRQSLLDMSLLKLQLCHMLAEPNLCRSVLIANTVRQIQEEMAHDGSWQVVTEALGGSGHGPSDRLVDTEVLCQSPEQQDGGPKLYSVMGYDGCREEEVVTDKALCSVVVGDRSPALLLGTIGHCWDRGELRVEDGVSKDSGTGDEEGTRSGEGAKLATGQVFGMFEIKNGAPGSDPALEELFSDVDASYYDLDTMLTGMQSAPKMGPYDFLDSLASSHGPVSNSSCRADLNELDHIMEIIVGS; from the coding sequence GGCCAACATGTACTCCAAGGGCACCAAACGCAAGTTCTCTGATGGTGTGGACAACAAGGCGGTGGCAGCATCCTATAGCCTGCAGCGCCAGTCCCTGCTGGACATGTCCCTGCTCAAGCTGCAGCTGTGCCACATGCTGGCGGAGCCCAACCTGTGTCGCTCGGTGCTCATCGCCAACACGGTGCGCCAGATCCAGGAGGAGATGGCCCACGACGGCAGCTGGCAGGTGGTCACAGAGGCCTTAGGTGGCTCTGGCCATGGCCCATCTGACCGCTTGGTGGACACCGAGGTTCTGTGCCAGTCGCCGGAGCAGCAGGACGGTGGGCCTAAGCTCTACTCAGTGATGGGCTACGACGGCTGCCGTGAGGAGGAAGTGGTGACGGACAAGGCACTGTGTTCTGTGGTTGTTGGTGACAGGTCCCCGGCCCTCCTGTTGGGGACCATTGGCCACTGCTGGGACAGGGGGGAACTGAGAGTGGAGGATGGGGTCAGCAAAGACTCAGGTACGGGGGACGAGGAGGGGACGAGGTCTGGGGAGGGGGCTAAATTGGCAACGGGGCAGGTGTTTGGGATGTTCGAGATCAAGAACGGTGCCCCCGGGTCAGACCCGGCACTAGAGGAGCTGTTCTCTGACGTTGATGCCTCGTATTATGACTTGGACACCATGCTGACAGGCATGCAGAGTGCCCCCAAGATGGGGCCTTACGACTTTCTGGACAGCTTGGCCTCCTCACACGGCCCTGTGTCCAACTCCAGCTGTAGAGCCGATCTCAATGAACTTGACCACATTATGGAGATCATTGTGGGCTCATAG
- the cdca4 gene encoding cell division cycle-associated protein 4 isoform X2, with protein sequence MYSKGTKRKFSDGVDNKAVAASYSLQRQSLLDMSLLKLQLCHMLAEPNLCRSVLIANTVRQIQEEMAHDGSWQVVTEALGGSGHGPSDRLVDTEVLCQSPEQQDGGPKLYSVMGYDGCREEEVVTDKALCSVVVGDRSPALLLGTIGHCWDRGELRVEDGVSKDSGTGDEEGTRSGEGAKLATGQVFGMFEIKNGAPGSDPALEELFSDVDASYYDLDTMLTGMQSAPKMGPYDFLDSLASSHGPVSNSSCRADLNELDHIMEIIVGS encoded by the coding sequence ATGTACTCCAAGGGCACCAAACGCAAGTTCTCTGATGGTGTGGACAACAAGGCGGTGGCAGCATCCTATAGCCTGCAGCGCCAGTCCCTGCTGGACATGTCCCTGCTCAAGCTGCAGCTGTGCCACATGCTGGCGGAGCCCAACCTGTGTCGCTCGGTGCTCATCGCCAACACGGTGCGCCAGATCCAGGAGGAGATGGCCCACGACGGCAGCTGGCAGGTGGTCACAGAGGCCTTAGGTGGCTCTGGCCATGGCCCATCTGACCGCTTGGTGGACACCGAGGTTCTGTGCCAGTCGCCGGAGCAGCAGGACGGTGGGCCTAAGCTCTACTCAGTGATGGGCTACGACGGCTGCCGTGAGGAGGAAGTGGTGACGGACAAGGCACTGTGTTCTGTGGTTGTTGGTGACAGGTCCCCGGCCCTCCTGTTGGGGACCATTGGCCACTGCTGGGACAGGGGGGAACTGAGAGTGGAGGATGGGGTCAGCAAAGACTCAGGTACGGGGGACGAGGAGGGGACGAGGTCTGGGGAGGGGGCTAAATTGGCAACGGGGCAGGTGTTTGGGATGTTCGAGATCAAGAACGGTGCCCCCGGGTCAGACCCGGCACTAGAGGAGCTGTTCTCTGACGTTGATGCCTCGTATTATGACTTGGACACCATGCTGACAGGCATGCAGAGTGCCCCCAAGATGGGGCCTTACGACTTTCTGGACAGCTTGGCCTCCTCACACGGCCCTGTGTCCAACTCCAGCTGTAGAGCCGATCTCAATGAACTTGACCACATTATGGAGATCATTGTGGGCTCATAG